Genomic window (Chondrocystis sp. NIES-4102):
CTGTACATCGTCTCTCTCTGTGGCTATTTCTGCTTGAACTTCGCGAATTATAGCTGTCCCATTATTGGTTGAATTTATTTCTTGCTGCGTTAGTCCTATATTAGCTGCTGCTTGGTTTTGAAGGCGACCAGTGGGCGTGATATAAAATTTTACATCCGCGTAGTTTAATTTGCTTTTAAGATAATCGAAAACTGCATTGGTAGATTGTTTATATTTTTCCCTAGCAATAGGATCACCATCACTCACATCCGCCACATCAGACTCGCCTTGCGACCAAACAATAGCAATTTCATCTGTTGGCTGCGCTCCCTGTTGGGATAACCATTGATTTAATCCTGCTTCTGCTTTATATAATGCTCCTCCAGGTTGAGAGAAATCTGGATACCACCAAACAAAATTATCATCTATAAAATAACCATTGCCATTGACTTTACTACCGCCAATAGCAAAATTACTTGACATGTTGTCGCTTGTTACAATATTCGACCCTGTTAAAGCTGTCAGTTTTTGTTGTAAAACAATAGCTCCTGATGTATCCTCACCAGTAGGAATAGGTTTATCGGGTTGATAGTCATAGACAACGCTCATGTGAGTAGCATTAGACTGACCCAACAACGGCACAAATAAGGTTTCTGGTAATTCTGTATTCAGGTTGTTTGAAGACATTATTTACGATCTATTAATGTTATCTTTCTTAACATTTATCAGTTTATAGTAATATTCACTATTCACTTATATTGCTCGGTAAAGTAAACGGGATTTTGATCATAACGATGTTTGAGCGCAATAGGTTCGCTCTGGCGATCGCCGACTAAAGCAGCCGTTTTTTCTAAAGCATCCCGTAGTCTTTTTGCAGCATAAATAGACATATCTCTGGGTACATTAATTCTGTCTCGTAAGTAGCGTAAAGCCACATCAGAACCAGAAGGGGGTGTACAAGTTTGACCATTGATCATATTAGTTAAGGCGCAGCGTAAAGCCTGATCGAATAACTCATCGTCAGCAGGATTAACTTTAATAATATTTCTATGATGCTTGATAACTCTTTGCAAAGCTTCTGCACGTGAGGAGGCGGGTTCAGGAAAAGTAGCGTCGGGAAGTTCAAACCAGTCCCCAGTATCTACCTTACTTTGATTAATTAATGTCTGAGGCTCACCATTGCTATAACATCCTCCCATTTGAGGTGGTAGATCGTGAACATGGGTATGGAAGTCGCTTTGTGTGCCAAGATAAGTATCTCTGGTTTCCAGCGCATCAAACCAAGCAGCTAGATGTGGATGTTCTTCTCTCAAGCTATAGCCTTTGTAATAGTACAAGCTAGCATTCATCCTTTCTACATAGGGAATAAAAACCAGATCGGCGGTACTAAATTCGGGTAAAAAATAAGGGGATGGACTATTAGCTAATGCGGTCTCAACCATTCCCACTACTTCGATAAACTGCTGTTTATTTTTTTGTTCTTGTCCTGGAAACATGGGGCGATAGCAAAGCCAATTACACCACGCCCTAAATAATAAGCGTTCGAGTCTTCTTAATGGCATTACCTGGGGATCTTGCATACCCAAATACAAAACACCAAATGCTTGTTCTAGAGCAATTAGGATATCATCGCTTTCAGTAATAATTTTACCGTCAAGTTCTATAGCTGGTAGCATTCCTGAAGGTACTTTTTGTTTATACCAACTTTCTTTTTTCCCATAGCAAAACATGGTTACTTTATCGATGCGGTAAGGAATTTGTTTTTCTTCTAGCCAAAGCCAAATTTTTTGACAGTAAGGACACCAAGCATGATTATCGCGATATAGGGTTACACGTACATCTGCTTCTGTTTTGCCAAATAAACGTAAAGTAGCCTGGGAGTTGGTAGCACCATTAACATTGTCTATTTTATAATCAGTTAGATTGGCTAATTCCTGCCAAGTTAAGGGTTGAGTGGTCATATAATTCAAAGTTTAATTATTATCTTTCATTATTAACTATATGATTAGTGCTTTGGCTTTTGCTTGTATCCCTCGCTTTTGCCTACTTATGTTTCGTTATTAGCAGTTTAATCTCTATAGCAATATCGATCATTTAAAGTGTTTTTTGTGTCGTGCGCTAGCAATATGGATGTAGTCTCTGTTATGACTGGGGTTGGAAAATGAGTAGACTCAAAAAAAGCTAATAGCTACGAACTAGTTAATTGAACTGAAAACGCCTGTAATATTTAGTTGTGAATATAATTTACAGCAACGGTGATTATCTAATCATCACTCTAATAATTATCTCTTGCTAGGTGATGTTAAATCTTAGATGTCTAAATAAAGTCAAGATAGCTGTCTTTAGTATTATTAATTTTTATTATTGCAGCTATATTTTACATAATCACAACTATAGCTTTCGGACAATAATCTATATTTTTACTCGTGCAAGAGTGACGGAAGCTACGGGATTTCACATCCCGTAGTCGCGTCACCTAATAATAAATAGATAAGGGGAAATATTCGATATAGCTTCAAAAATTGATTAAAGTATATATAGTCTAAGCTTTTGCTCAAATTAAGACTTTTACCAGCACATTAACACTTTTTTACTTTTTGCTTTGAGTAATATGGAGAATAACCTTAATTATATCTTCAAATTATATTAACTCTAGATTACTAATAATGAAAGCAAAACCATCAAGCTCGGATACATTTAAAACTTGGCTAAATAGAGGTAAGCAACATTTTCAACGCATACCCATTTTAACTGCCATCAATATTATTACTATTATAATTTTAAGTTTACTCAGTATTTATGCCAAAATCAAAAGTAAAGGTGCAGGCATCGAAAACCTTTTTAGCGATCCTTTTTCCATTGGTGTTTTTTATTTAGGCTGGCTTACAACTATTTCAGAAATAATGTGGTGTGTGGCTATTTCTATCTGCCTTTTTTCGGCGTTTTTACTACCTAAACATCAACGTCGTTTTCAAATATTTTTAATAGCTAGCGCGCTGGTGATGCTAATACTTTATTTTGACGATCGCTTTCGTTTAACTTTAATTTTATGCGTCTTTTTTGGTACTTGTAAAGTTGTTAAATTAGGGGTGTATACTATCTATGGTTTATTACTAATTACTTACGCTTGGGTGTTTCGTCATACCATTAAGAAAACTCCCTACATCCCTTTATTAATATCTTTTTGCCTCTTTGGCTTTTCTAGCGCGATCGATATTACACCTATTAGTAGTCGTGGTATTCATGCCATGCTCGAAGATGGTACTAAGTTAATAGGCTTAATTAATTTAACTATCTATTTCTGGTGGATTTGCCAACAAGAAATTAGAAAAAATCTTAAACAGTAGAATAACGATGAATAATGATCAATGATCTAATTTTGGTTCGTCTTGATAACCAATAAGATTTTAATATCTCCTTCATTCATCATCCATCGTTACTAAACACTAAATACTGCAATAACTACGGTAAAAAGTACGCAATAAAACTGTAGCAGCTATAAACTTAGTAATTTCTAGACCCCAGTAGGTAATGTGCATTACTGTCATAGTACTAGATATATTTGTTGTGGGATTAAACATATCTAAAGACATCCCCATACTACTCATTTGAGGAGTGAAAATATAGGTATATGCTAAAGATATAACTAATAAAGCTGCAGCAGCTAAAAGAGATTTACGATTAATTTGATTAGTTAGATGATACCCATAGCGATAAACTAAACATCCAGCTAAAACAGTAGCAGCGCACAATAATTCTACATGATTAAAAGTACCAAAAATCACATAGGCAGCACTAGCAAAACCTGATGCGTTCATCATACCTGTGGTTAACATTCCAGGTACAATTAAACAATCTAAAATTAAACTACCACTGAGCCAAAATCCTAGGACAAACATAATTACTGTTGACCAATTTATTGGCTTAGAAGTGCGGGGAGAAATGGCTTCCATAGAAATATAAGAAAGATAATTACTCTCTTAGCTTAACCAATAACTCTGCCACACTGTATAACGAAAAGTAAAGTCTTCTTAATAAGCTATAAGTTAAGAATTGCATCTAGTATTTATACTTATAAATTTGAGCTTTGCTGTATTTCTTGAATTGAAAATAAAGCTTGAAACTCAATATTTTTCGACTGATATAATTCTCTTCCTCCTTGCTCTCTATCTACTAAGGCTAAAATTTTACTAACTTGATAACCAGCAGCTTGTAATCTTTCTACAGCTTGTTGTGCCGAACCACCTGTGGTAACCACATCTTCTAAAACTACAACTGTTGATCCAGCCTCTAAAGAAGGGCCTTCAATATAAGCTTGTGTTCCATGTCCTTTAGGCTTTTTACGAATGATTAAAGCAGGAATTGGGTGATTAGCCAAAGCAGAAACAACACTAACGGCAGAAACCATAGGATCTGCACCCAAGGTTAAACCAGCAACTGCTGCGGTATTTTCTGGTAATATTTCAAATAATAAACGACCCAGAGCTAATGCTCCTTCTGCTCTTAAAGTTACTTGCTTACAATTAATATAGTAGTTACTTTTTGCCCCAGAAGAAAGGGTAAAATCTCCTTCTACATAGGCATATTTAATAATTAAATCCAGTAGTACTTGTCGCAGGGTATCTGAGTCTGCCTTGGGTAAAGATAAATTATCAATCTGTTTTGTATTCATAAAATTGTGTCGTGAAAAAGCTAATTATGGACTGTTCTTTCATGAAATCTTCAGCTAGGATTGAGCAGAAGTTAATCCATAAATAATATTAAGGTAATGTTTATTAAGTTTACTAAATTAAGTACAGTCTTGTTAATCGCTAGTATTTTTAGTTTGTTTTCTACTGAAGCAATTGCAGAAACGAAATCTTTAGATCAAGCATTTAAAGAGGCTTATTTTAGTAGGGGAAAAAATGCTTTTCAACAAAGTACAATTTTTGGTCAGATTAACGCTATATTGGGTTTTACAGGATTTCCAGACCAGCATATTAATGTAGATAGTAAAAAAGTGGATACTTTGTATCAAGAAGCCATGCGTCAGCAAGCAAAGACAGGAAGGCGTATAATTACTGAGGATTTACCTAACCCTTATAATACTTCCCTACAAGAAATTTCTGCAAGTAATAGTATTAAATAAACTAATTTCTCTAATTTTCCAGCAATAGTTTTGATAGCAAAGGATGGGGTAAAGTTCCATCTTTTTTTATATATCAATGCTACTTTTATTTGTTTGGCGATCGCTATATTTTGGTTTAAGATGTATTCTCAGTAAAAAATAATCATGGCGTGATTATCAATAAAAATATAAATTATTATTTATATGAGTTCTATCCCATAGTAAGGACTTGAAGCTTAAAACCCATCTTTCTACTATACATTATCACCCCCCCGAAAAGCCCCATAATAACATTTACAGGATTTTGGGTACAATAAATAACTACGAAATTGGGTATTAATGTTTACTTTCTAACTTGATAAGATATTAAAAGCAAGTATTTAAAGGGGTGATTCTTTAAAATAAAAAGAACAATACGATCATCCTGAAATTCAAGGTTAATGGCAAAGAAAAGAGCAAACGATGTAATTGCCTGTTTACTTTATCCGGACATTCACAAGCATACTGTAAACTTAGTAATATTAGGCGTTTGTTGTTGGTATATTTCAAAACCTTTTTGTAAGCTTTCGTACTCAGTCTGGTGATTATAATCCTTATTCACTTCTTTCTAAAATGTTAATGAGTAATTGTTTGAGCTTACGCTATTGCATAAACAGAGGGTTATCCTTGAATTCGATGATCGACACCCCCCTAGCGTGCAAATGGTCTGTATAATAAACTATCCTATGTACAATATAGAAACTAAGCGGTTAAATAACTACTGAGTCGGTAACTTACGAACAACTAATTAATTACACTATTATGTTCTATTGCATTTATTATTTTTGTACTAGTGAACATAAAATAAACGCATACTACCATTGTTGAGTAATTCTCTCAAACAGCTAAATAACTCTGCAAGCTAAGTGCTTTTATGGTGTACAAAGAAAAGCGAGAAAATATATTCCCCCAAACTGTTGGGAAAAATTAAACTTATCGCTGTATATCTAATTATGTGGCTATTAGTAAGGACGTATTACTCTAGCTTTCAATAGGTTTTTTATCTACGTACTAATAACAGAACACCTAAATGGTTACAAGTTGATCTGACGTAAAACTTTTAGTTTAGAGTAGACAGTTTTTTAATTTCTAAAGGAGTAAGCGCAATGCGGATGAAAGGACTTGAACCTTCACATCAAAGATACTAGAACCTAAATCTAGCGCGTCTACCAATTCCGCCACATCCGCAAATTAGACAGCTTACTTATAATAACAGATAGAAAAAATAAATCAAGTATTTATAATAAATTGCAAGCTTGACGTTGACGATCAATAGGAGGTTCTATCCAAGAATAAGCAAAATGACTAACAGAATCAACTTCGGGGGTTGCTTTGCGTAAGGCTTCCATTTGAGCTTCTAGGGGTGGATGTTGACGGTAGACCGTACCCCAAGCACCAGCTAGTGCAGGAATTACATTTGTATTAGGAGAAGCAGCTTTCAAAACAGTTTTAACCTGATCAACTATACAATTAGTTTGGTCGCCACAGATGGCGTATGACATGGGATGCCATTCTAAACTAGCAGGAAATTTATCCCAAGCTTGAAGACGAGAATCAAATCCAGATTTACCTACTAAACGATTAGCTTCGGGGAAAAATACAGCCCCCGCAGATAAACCCTGACTTTGTGCAGGGTAAGCAGCAAAGGAAAGAAAATCTATTACACCTTGAGCAGCATGAGCCACAGTAAACAGCCATAAATCTTGTCTTAAAGTGCGATGAACAGATTCAATAGATGCTTTAGGGTCTATTTGGCGTAATCCTTGCCATTGCGGTTGTCCTTCCTCGGGATATTGTTTATTAACAGCTTTGAGATCATTAATAGTAATATCACCTGTACTGACGTATTTTTTAATTAAAGCAAGTCCTTTTTGATTACCAGCGCGCTCATATAAAGCATTGAGGGAGGAGTTACCATAAATCCAAAGATTACGAACATTGCTAACGAAGGAATTACTACCAGTGCCACGAGGATAACGTATATAGTCAAATAAAATCCCATCTGGCTGGCGTTTTAATACTGCTTGCACCAAATTATAATAATCTTCCTGTGCTTGACGAGAATAGGGATCAACAAAAGCTTGAGCCAGATCATGAACAAAAGTAAGACTATTTTGACCTGTAGCATTACGGGCTAAGGCTTCTTGGCGATCTGGACGTTGGGCATAAGTATAACCAAAGTTCATAGAAAATAACCAAGCATAAACCTTTAAACCGCGTTTATGTGCTTTATCTATAGCTTGTTCGAGTAAATCAACATTTTCAGCACCAGGCGATCGCACTACGGGTATCCAGGGGGTAGGATTATCTGAGGGGGGTAATAATACTTGACTATCGTAGAAAACTTCTAGATTTACTCTGTTATAACCTAGGTTGACAATGCGGTCTAAAACGTAATCGATTGAGCCTGCACTAATATCACAAGGATAAAGTCGTAACCAAATTGCTTGTTCTGATGGCCAAGTTTGACTACGACACAACTTTAGCATTTGGCTATGTTTTTCTAAGATGGCATCATATTCTTTAAGACTATTGGCATCTTCTAATGAGGTTTTAAGCAGTTTTTCTTTAGCCTCTATCTCTTCTGGGGTAAATTTGCAATAGGGGCCGACAGCAGACTCGGCAGGTTTTATACTTAGGGGATTGAAGCTAGCTACGGTGGTTAGTAAAGTTGTAATCAGGGTCAAGGTAGCTTTATTAACAAGATTATTATTTCTTTGCTGCTTAAGCTTCAGTTGAAAACTATTGTTTAATGAAAATCGTTGCGTAATTTTACTCATTTTCAACACCATATATTTTTCTTGGCTACCGAGCAACTGGTAATTATTTTGAATTAATAATTTTAAATTAATATTTATTTAATACTCTACGATTATGACCCAATTTTTTAATAAGATTACAGATTTATTTATTCCTGGTCGTCTTTGTTTGTTTGGCGAACATAGTGATTGGGCAGCAGAATATCGTCAAGTTAATCCTAGAATAGCTCCTGGGTACGCTGTTGTCGTGGGTACAAACCAG
Coding sequences:
- the pyrE gene encoding orotate phosphoribosyltransferase; this encodes MNTKQIDNLSLPKADSDTLRQVLLDLIIKYAYVEGDFTLSSGAKSNYYINCKQVTLRAEGALALGRLLFEILPENTAAVAGLTLGADPMVSAVSVVSALANHPIPALIIRKKPKGHGTQAYIEGPSLEAGSTVVVLEDVVTTGGSAQQAVERLQAAGYQVSKILALVDREQGGRELYQSKNIEFQALFSIQEIQQSSNL